One Algibacter sp. L3A6 genomic region harbors:
- a CDS encoding Hpt domain-containing protein — MEQHYKLFRVRELADNDESFIAALAEAFLEEVPEDAERLKKAVAEKDYQEAYQAAHKMKPTIDLFELGVLDTLIEVQDWGKFTKKELDVTGQLNTVITAVESAVAEIKADFNL; from the coding sequence ATGGAACAACACTACAAGTTATTTAGAGTAAGAGAGCTAGCAGACAATGACGAAAGTTTTATTGCGGCGCTTGCCGAAGCATTTTTGGAAGAAGTACCGGAAGATGCAGAACGCTTAAAAAAAGCGGTTGCCGAGAAAGATTATCAAGAAGCTTATCAGGCAGCACATAAAATGAAACCAACAATTGATTTATTTGAATTAGGTGTACTTGATACCTTAATTGAAGTACAAGATTGGGGGAAATTTACTAAAAAAGAATTGGATGTTACCGGACAACTTAATACCGTGATTACCGCAGTAGAGAGTGCCGTGGCTGAAATTAAGGCAGATTTTAATTTATAG
- a CDS encoding CinA family nicotinamide mononucleotide deamidase-related protein, with amino-acid sequence MLAEIITIGDELLIGQVIDTNSAYIGKQLNKIGVSVYQITSIQDDKEHILQAFKDAESRVDVIIITGGLGPTKDDITKKTIAEYFNDTLIRDDSVEKNIQDLWHKYVRQTLLQVNLDQALVPSKATVLMNTLGTAPGMWMERNNKVFVSLPGVPFEMEGLIDREVVPRIRDKFDCPYILHRTLLIFGLGESTLAARIEDWEDALPPEIKLAYLPSLGNMRLRLSSKGFDKSKVISEVQKQIDTLIPLIKEEFVGFEEDDASIEAIIGKQLTKIGKTVATAESCTGGKIAERFTANSGASAYFKGSVVSYATESKINILGVSKEAIDADSVVSAKVAESMAKHVLELFDVDFAIATTGNAGPTKGDSDVEVGTVFIAIATKTRVYSEKFMLGNLRLKVINKGANKAFEMLLKEIFKN; translated from the coding sequence ATGTTAGCAGAAATTATTACCATTGGAGACGAGCTGCTTATTGGGCAAGTAATAGATACTAATTCTGCTTATATTGGCAAGCAACTTAATAAAATTGGAGTTTCGGTGTACCAAATTACATCTATTCAAGATGATAAGGAACATATTCTTCAGGCCTTTAAAGATGCTGAAAGCCGCGTAGATGTTATAATAATTACCGGTGGTTTAGGGCCAACAAAAGACGATATTACCAAAAAAACAATTGCCGAGTATTTTAATGATACTTTAATTAGAGATGATTCGGTAGAGAAAAACATACAAGATCTTTGGCATAAATACGTACGCCAAACATTATTACAAGTTAATTTAGATCAGGCGCTGGTGCCATCTAAGGCTACAGTTTTAATGAATACTTTGGGTACAGCGCCTGGTATGTGGATGGAGAGAAATAACAAAGTTTTTGTTTCATTACCTGGTGTGCCTTTTGAAATGGAAGGCTTAATAGACCGCGAAGTGGTACCACGCATTAGAGATAAATTTGATTGTCCTTATATTTTACATCGTACCCTTTTAATTTTTGGTTTAGGTGAAAGCACTTTAGCTGCGAGAATTGAAGATTGGGAAGATGCACTACCTCCTGAAATTAAATTAGCATACTTACCAAGTTTAGGGAATATGCGCTTGCGATTATCATCTAAAGGTTTTGATAAGAGTAAAGTAATAAGTGAGGTACAGAAACAAATTGATACCCTTATTCCTTTAATTAAAGAAGAATTTGTAGGTTTTGAGGAAGATGATGCTTCAATTGAAGCTATAATTGGAAAACAACTTACCAAAATAGGTAAAACTGTAGCTACAGCAGAAAGTTGTACAGGTGGTAAGATTGCCGAACGTTTTACGGCAAATTCTGGTGCTTCGGCATATTTTAAAGGAAGTGTAGTGAGCTATGCAACCGAATCTAAAATTAATATTTTAGGTGTTTCTAAAGAGGCTATAGATGCCGATTCTGTGGTTAGTGCAAAAGTAGCAGAATCTATGGCGAAACATGTTTTAGAATTATTTGATGTCGATTTTGCAATTGCTACAACAGGTAATGCAGGACCAACAAAAGGTGATTCTGATGTTGAAGTAGGAACAGTTTTTATTGCGATCGCGACAAAAACTAGAGTTTATTCAGAAAAATTTATGTTAGGCAATTTGAGATTAAAAGTAATAAATAAGGGGGCTAACAAGGCTTTTGAAATGTTATTGAAAGAAATTTTTAAAAATTGA
- the rpmB gene encoding 50S ribosomal protein L28 has product MSRVCELTGKKAMVGNNVSHALNRTKRKFNANLVKKRFYLPEEDSWITLKVSTSALKTINKIGISAAIKDAKSKGFLTK; this is encoded by the coding sequence ATGTCAAGAGTTTGTGAACTTACAGGAAAGAAGGCGATGGTTGGAAACAACGTGTCTCATGCATTAAACAGAACTAAACGCAAATTCAATGCGAATTTAGTAAAGAAACGTTTTTACCTTCCAGAAGAAGACAGCTGGATAACTTTAAAGGTTTCAACATCTGCTTTAAAAACAATTAATAAAATAGGTATTTCTGCAGCAATTAAAGATGCAAAATCTAAAGGATTTTTAACGAAGTAA
- the rpmG gene encoding 50S ribosomal protein L33 has translation MAKRGNRIQVILECTEHKESGQAGTSRYITTKNKKNTPDRMEIKKFNPILKRMTVHKEIK, from the coding sequence ATGGCAAAAAGAGGCAATAGAATACAGGTGATATTAGAATGTACAGAGCATAAAGAATCTGGTCAAGCGGGTACTTCTCGTTACATTACTACTAAGAATAAAAAGAACACGCCAGATAGAATGGAGATTAAGAAATTTAATCCTATCCTTAAGCGTATGACAGTTCATAAAGAAATTAAATAA
- a CDS encoding DUF4295 domain-containing protein, protein MAKKSVASLQTGSKRLTKAIKMVKSPKTGAYMFVESIMNPEQVSDFLAKK, encoded by the coding sequence ATGGCAAAGAAATCCGTAGCATCATTACAAACAGGATCTAAAAGATTAACAAAAGCAATAAAAATGGTAAAGTCTCCAAAAACTGGAGCTTACATGTTTGTTGAATCTATCATGAATCCAGAACAAGTAAGTGACTTTTTAGCTAAAAAGTAA
- the ftsY gene encoding signal recognition particle-docking protein FtsY, producing the protein MSFFKKIFSSDKKETLDKGLEKTKSSFFGKLSKAVAGKSKVDDEVLDNLEEVLVSSDVGVNTTLKVIERIEERVAKDKYLGTDELNKILREEIAALLSETNSGEDTDYTIPTLPKQENGKKTPYVLMVVGVNGVGKTTTIGKLAYQFKKQGLKVVLGAADTFRAAAIDQLQVWADRVDVPMIRQEMGSDPASVAFDALKSGVNQDADVIIIDTAGRLHNKINLMNELTKVKRVMQKVVVDAPHDVLLVLDGSTGQNAFEQAKQFTAATEVTSLAVTKLDGTAKGGVVIGISDQFKIPVKYIGVGEGIEDLQVFNKYEFVDSFFK; encoded by the coding sequence ATGAGCTTTTTTAAAAAAATATTTTCGTCGGATAAAAAGGAAACCCTTGATAAAGGATTAGAAAAAACTAAATCTAGTTTTTTTGGAAAACTAAGTAAAGCGGTAGCCGGAAAATCTAAAGTAGACGACGAGGTTTTAGATAACCTTGAAGAAGTTCTTGTATCTAGTGATGTTGGTGTAAATACCACGCTTAAAGTTATAGAACGCATTGAAGAACGTGTTGCAAAGGACAAATACCTTGGTACTGATGAGCTTAATAAAATACTTCGTGAAGAAATTGCTGCTTTGTTAAGCGAAACAAATTCTGGAGAAGATACCGATTATACAATACCTACTTTGCCAAAACAAGAAAATGGTAAAAAAACGCCTTATGTTTTAATGGTAGTTGGTGTTAATGGTGTTGGTAAAACAACAACTATTGGTAAGTTGGCTTATCAATTTAAAAAACAAGGTTTGAAGGTGGTTTTAGGTGCGGCAGATACGTTTCGCGCAGCAGCCATAGACCAATTACAAGTTTGGGCAGACCGTGTAGATGTACCAATGATTCGTCAGGAAATGGGAAGTGATCCTGCTTCTGTAGCGTTCGACGCATTAAAGTCTGGTGTTAATCAAGATGCCGATGTTATTATTATTGATACAGCCGGACGTCTACACAACAAGATAAACTTAATGAATGAGCTTACCAAGGTAAAGCGCGTTATGCAAAAAGTTGTTGTAGATGCGCCTCACGATGTGCTTTTAGTTTTAGATGGTTCTACAGGTCAAAATGCTTTTGAGCAAGCTAAGCAGTTTACAGCAGCTACAGAGGTTACATCTTTAGCCGTTACCAAACTAGATGGTACGGCAAAAGGAGGAGTTGTTATTGGTATTTCCGATCAATTTAAAATTCCTGTAAAATATATTGGTGTTGGTGAAGGTATCGAAGATTTACAAGTGTTCAATAAATATGAATTTGTAGATTCTTTTTTCAAATAG
- a CDS encoding T9SS type B sorting domain-containing protein — protein sequence MQKKHIFSLLTIFCIYIQSHAQLCEGSLGDPIVEIDFGSGSNRGSALGSAITAFTYRASGELDEGEYTIVNSSSGLKANAWHVTNDHTGNSNGYMMVINSAVIANEGVFYTKTVSGLCPNTTYEFSAWLINLLNPNAGLTDQYSPNVTFRISDTSGNILGFYSTGDINQTSSPTWLQYGFFFTSGADAEVVISILNSAPSAHPGNDIALDDISFRPCGPTIINSIDNDAATALSICQNESVNYTFQADVSSGYTDPRYQWQLSDDNADTWLDITGETTPNYLFFDTNTPGTFLYRLTVANGNYINSAFCRIASDNFEVEIIGTPEALTGEAEQLFCTTQNPTIANIEVSATAIWYDAQIAGNILPEETSLNDGVTYYAAKETINGCESDDRLAVLVNIISPTLAINNISVVVCDNLNDDEEVIDFTIYEALLTNCSDCNFNFFTSQSGAENYYEDQHITEPTSYNWYIETPTIYARIDSADHCYQIAEITVSLQATPIIDIQDFIGICEDDNEITVDAGNGFNTYLWSTGETTQTINIPTSNIGSYSITVTKDYATYTCSTTKNFEVVLSNEAIIQNIEIEDWTDTNNSITVNLSHLSLGDYEFSLDDTNYQDDNVFTRLPIGEYTIYVRDKNGCGTITENVYILNAPKYFTPNGDGFHDTWSIKYSETEETLDIKIYDRYGKLLKTLDKNTSWDGSYNGRNMPTSDYWFVVTRADGKNYTGHFTLKR from the coding sequence TTGCAAAAGAAACATATATTCTCTCTACTTACAATATTCTGTATTTACATCCAATCTCACGCGCAATTATGTGAAGGTAGTTTAGGTGACCCTATTGTAGAAATCGACTTCGGATCGGGCTCAAATAGAGGAAGCGCATTAGGTTCGGCCATTACAGCATTTACTTATAGAGCAAGTGGTGAGCTAGATGAAGGCGAGTACACCATCGTAAATTCTTCCAGCGGATTAAAAGCCAATGCCTGGCATGTAACTAACGACCACACTGGTAATTCAAATGGATATATGATGGTAATTAATAGCGCCGTAATAGCAAATGAAGGTGTATTTTACACTAAAACAGTTTCAGGACTTTGCCCGAATACTACTTATGAATTTTCAGCATGGTTAATAAATTTATTGAACCCCAACGCAGGACTTACAGATCAATATAGCCCGAATGTAACCTTCAGAATTAGTGACACTTCTGGTAATATTTTAGGGTTTTATAGCACAGGAGACATTAACCAAACATCTTCACCAACATGGTTACAATATGGCTTCTTTTTTACATCGGGAGCTGACGCGGAAGTTGTTATTAGCATTTTAAACTCTGCGCCTAGCGCACATCCTGGTAACGATATTGCATTAGATGATATTAGCTTTAGACCTTGTGGCCCAACTATAATTAATTCTATTGACAACGACGCTGCAACAGCTTTATCTATTTGCCAAAACGAAAGTGTAAACTATACTTTTCAAGCTGATGTTTCTTCCGGATATACCGATCCACGATATCAATGGCAGCTTTCTGATGACAATGCTGATACTTGGCTAGATATTACAGGCGAAACCACTCCAAACTATCTGTTTTTCGACACGAACACTCCCGGGACATTTCTATATAGATTAACTGTTGCCAACGGCAATTACATAAACTCTGCTTTTTGCAGAATTGCTTCAGATAATTTTGAAGTAGAAATTATTGGAACTCCAGAAGCCCTAACCGGTGAAGCCGAACAGTTATTTTGCACTACACAAAACCCAACTATAGCGAATATTGAAGTTAGCGCAACTGCTATTTGGTATGATGCCCAAATAGCAGGAAATATTTTACCAGAGGAAACAAGTTTAAACGACGGAGTTACTTATTACGCAGCAAAAGAAACTATTAATGGTTGTGAAAGTGATGACAGACTTGCTGTTTTGGTAAACATAATATCGCCCACACTCGCCATAAATAACATATCAGTTGTGGTCTGTGATAATTTAAATGATGATGAAGAAGTTATTGATTTTACAATTTACGAAGCTCTATTAACCAACTGTAGTGATTGTAATTTCAATTTCTTCACATCTCAATCGGGAGCAGAAAACTATTATGAAGACCAACATATTACAGAACCGACTAGTTATAATTGGTATATAGAAACCCCTACAATTTACGCTCGAATTGATTCGGCCGATCATTGTTATCAAATAGCAGAAATAACTGTTTCGCTACAAGCGACTCCAATAATTGATATTCAAGACTTTATAGGTATATGTGAAGACGACAATGAAATAACGGTAGATGCAGGAAATGGTTTTAATACTTACCTTTGGTCTACCGGAGAAACAACACAAACTATAAATATTCCTACTTCAAATATTGGCAGTTACTCCATAACAGTAACTAAAGATTATGCCACCTACACCTGCTCTACAACTAAAAATTTCGAAGTCGTACTATCTAACGAAGCCATTATTCAAAATATTGAAATTGAAGATTGGACCGACACTAACAATTCAATAACCGTTAATTTATCTCACTTAAGTCTTGGAGATTATGAATTCTCTTTAGATGACACCAACTACCAAGATGATAATGTATTTACAAGATTACCAATAGGGGAATACACTATTTACGTAAGAGATAAAAATGGTTGTGGTACTATTACAGAAAATGTTTACATATTAAATGCACCTAAATACTTTACGCCAAATGGAGATGGATTTCATGACACATGGTCTATTAAGTATTCCGAAACGGAAGAAACTTTAGATATAAAAATATACGATAGATATGGAAAACTACTTAAAACCTTAGATAAAAACACATCATGGGATGGCAGTTATAATGGAAGAAACATGCCAACTTCAGATTATTGGTTTGTAGTAACACGTGCCGATGGCAAGAATTACACCGGACACTTTACACTAAAAAGATAA
- a CDS encoding serine hydrolase domain-containing protein, whose translation MKYLRHINLVFVLLILNCSSENNPIIEENPTVEPIYFPPLSSDVWETKSISDLNWNANELQSLLDYLEEKNSKSFIILHDGKLVVEHYMNDHSSTKSWYWASAGKTLTTATAGIAQDQNFLNINTKVSDYLGIGWTSLTLEKENLISTKNLLSMSSGLDDSLGDDVTPENLQYIADANSRWAYHNVYVKTQDVVAAATGQNWDTYFSENLKDKIGMSGQWISLNNLSVYWSNTRSMARFGLLMYTNGTWDETQIISEAFLNEATNTSQNINEAYGYLWWLNGKSSYHLPQSQLEFNGKLIPNAPDDMYAALGKNDQKIYIVPSKKLVIVRMGNAADSENFALSSFDNELWAKINALIE comes from the coding sequence ATGAAGTATTTACGCCATATCAATCTAGTTTTCGTATTATTAATTTTGAATTGTTCTTCTGAGAACAATCCAATTATAGAAGAAAACCCAACTGTTGAACCCATCTATTTTCCTCCTTTAAGTTCAGATGTTTGGGAAACAAAATCCATAAGCGATTTAAACTGGAACGCTAACGAACTACAATCACTACTCGATTACTTAGAAGAAAAAAATAGTAAAAGCTTTATCATTTTACATGATGGTAAGCTTGTAGTTGAGCACTACATGAACGACCATAGCAGCACAAAATCTTGGTACTGGGCAAGTGCAGGAAAAACGTTGACCACAGCAACCGCAGGAATAGCGCAAGACCAAAATTTTTTAAATATAAACACTAAAGTATCCGACTATTTAGGAATTGGCTGGACGAGTTTGACTTTAGAAAAAGAGAACCTAATTTCAACTAAAAACTTACTATCTATGAGTTCTGGTTTGGACGATAGTTTGGGCGACGATGTAACTCCAGAAAACCTACAATATATAGCGGATGCAAACTCCCGTTGGGCCTACCACAATGTTTATGTAAAAACACAAGATGTAGTCGCCGCAGCAACCGGCCAAAATTGGGACACTTATTTCAGTGAAAACCTTAAGGATAAAATAGGTATGAGTGGTCAATGGATTTCTCTCAATAATTTAAGTGTCTATTGGAGCAACACACGAAGTATGGCACGCTTTGGACTTTTAATGTATACCAACGGAACATGGGATGAAACACAAATTATATCTGAAGCTTTTTTAAATGAAGCGACTAATACCTCGCAAAACATTAATGAGGCTTATGGCTATTTATGGTGGCTTAACGGAAAATCGAGCTACCATTTACCGCAAAGTCAATTAGAGTTTAATGGAAAACTAATTCCAAATGCCCCTGATGATATGTATGCCGCTTTAGGTAAAAACGATCAGAAAATTTATATTGTACCAAGTAAAAAACTAGTAATTGTAAGAATGGGCAACGCTGCCGATAGCGAAAATTTCGCCTTATCTAGTTTTGATAACGAGTTATGGGCTAAAATCAATGCTTTAATCGAGTAA
- the rimO gene encoding 30S ribosomal protein S12 methylthiotransferase RimO, protein MRTKTLKKNKINVVTLGCSKNVYDSEVLMGQLKASGKDVVHEEEGNIVVINTCGFINNAKEESVNTILEYVQKKNDGDVDKVFVTGCLSERYKPDLIKEIPNVDEYFGTTELPGLLKALGADYRHELIGERLTTTPKNYAYLKIAEGCDRPCSFCAIPLMRGKHKSTPIEDLVTESEKLAAKGVKELILIAQDLTYYGLDIYKKRNLAELLEALVKVEGIEWIRLHYAFPTGFPLDVLDVMKREPKVCNYLDIPLQHISDSVLKSMRRGTNKAKTTKLIGQFREAVPEMTIRTTLIVGYPGETEENFQELKQWVSDMRFERLGCFTYSHEENTHAYTLEDDVPEEVKVDRANQIMEIQSQISWELNQHKIGETFKVVIDRKEGNYFVGRTEFDSPDVDNEVLIDASKCYLKTGEFATVKVTEAEDFDLYAEVVL, encoded by the coding sequence ATGAGAACAAAGACACTTAAAAAGAACAAAATCAACGTAGTAACACTAGGCTGTAGTAAAAATGTTTACGATAGCGAAGTGCTTATGGGGCAACTTAAAGCCAGCGGAAAAGATGTTGTACATGAAGAAGAAGGTAATATTGTGGTTATAAATACCTGCGGTTTTATCAATAATGCGAAGGAAGAAAGTGTAAATACTATTCTTGAATACGTACAGAAAAAAAACGATGGCGATGTAGATAAAGTCTTTGTTACCGGTTGTTTAAGTGAACGTTATAAGCCAGATTTGATAAAAGAAATCCCTAATGTGGATGAGTATTTTGGAACTACTGAGTTACCAGGATTACTAAAAGCTTTGGGTGCCGATTACCGACACGAATTAATTGGTGAGCGTTTAACAACAACGCCAAAAAACTATGCTTACTTAAAAATTGCAGAAGGTTGCGATAGACCATGTTCTTTTTGTGCCATTCCTTTAATGCGCGGTAAACATAAAAGTACACCTATTGAAGATTTGGTTACCGAATCGGAAAAACTAGCAGCTAAAGGTGTTAAAGAATTGATATTAATTGCCCAAGATTTAACGTATTACGGACTTGATATTTATAAAAAACGAAACTTAGCAGAGCTATTAGAGGCTTTAGTAAAAGTAGAAGGTATCGAGTGGATTCGTTTACATTACGCATTTCCAACAGGCTTTCCGTTAGACGTTTTAGATGTTATGAAACGCGAACCTAAAGTTTGTAATTATTTAGATATTCCGTTGCAGCATATTTCAGACTCTGTTTTAAAAAGTATGCGTCGTGGTACTAATAAAGCAAAAACGACTAAGTTAATTGGTCAGTTTAGAGAAGCTGTGCCAGAAATGACAATTAGAACAACGTTAATTGTTGGGTATCCTGGTGAAACAGAAGAGAATTTCCAAGAGTTAAAACAATGGGTTAGCGATATGCGTTTTGAGCGTTTAGGTTGTTTTACTTATTCTCATGAAGAAAATACACATGCTTACACTTTAGAGGACGATGTGCCAGAAGAGGTTAAAGTTGATAGAGCAAACCAAATTATGGAAATTCAATCTCAAATTTCTTGGGAACTGAATCAACATAAAATAGGAGAGACTTTTAAAGTAGTTATCGATAGAAAAGAAGGTAATTATTTTGTTGGTCGTACTGAGTTTGATTCTCCAGATGTAGATAACGAAGTATTAATCGATGCATCTAAATGTTATTTAAAAACAGGTGAATTTGCAACTGTAAAAGTAACAGAAGCAGAAGATTTTGATTTATATGCTGAAGTAGTTCTTTAG
- a CDS encoding peptidoglycan DD-metalloendopeptidase family protein has product MKDINFLKFLRDLCAESMSVLDANIPKSKYIPISLSESNDVLNVIDVSSSNILADFVNTHIKNHKAEVAYGGYLEVRNIYKRSTHFSSQAEEERNIHLGVDLWSPIGTSIFTPFDSVVHSFNNNENFGDYGPTIILKHTLQNVDFYTLYGHLSLASIDNLEVGEVFKQADKIAELGDASVNGDYPPHLHFQIIKDIQDYKGDYPGVCSKTDLAFYERNCPDPKLILNL; this is encoded by the coding sequence ATGAAGGATATCAATTTTTTGAAATTTCTAAGAGATTTATGTGCTGAAAGCATGTCTGTTTTGGATGCTAATATTCCGAAATCTAAATATATACCAATAAGTTTATCTGAATCTAACGACGTTCTAAATGTCATAGATGTATCATCTTCTAATATATTAGCTGATTTTGTAAACACCCATATTAAAAACCATAAGGCTGAAGTAGCTTATGGCGGTTATTTAGAGGTGAGAAACATTTATAAGCGTAGTACGCATTTTAGCAGTCAAGCTGAAGAAGAACGTAATATCCACTTAGGCGTCGATTTATGGAGTCCCATTGGAACGTCTATTTTTACACCGTTTGATTCCGTAGTGCATAGCTTTAACAATAATGAGAACTTTGGAGATTACGGACCAACCATTATATTAAAGCATACTTTACAAAATGTTGATTTTTATACTCTTTACGGGCATTTAAGTTTGGCTTCCATTGATAATCTTGAAGTTGGAGAAGTTTTCAAGCAAGCTGATAAAATAGCCGAATTGGGTGATGCTTCTGTAAATGGTGATTATCCTCCGCATTTACATTTTCAGATTATAAAAGATATTCAAGATTATAAAGGTGATTACCCGGGAGTTTGTTCTAAAACGGATTTGGCGTTTTATGAGCGTAATTGTCCGGACCCTAAGTTAATACTTAACTTATAG
- a CDS encoding BLUF domain-containing protein, which produces MTIRRLIYSSQAVEQFTKRQLLDLLHDSRGFNSIDNISGVLMHKHGYFLQIIEGEHGVIDDLLVRLRRDTRHKDLKIIHDSTTEDRLFTNWAMGCVDFDDAELSMLPGFRTDLTDPEVIEELIKHLPEVATLLRENFVDQ; this is translated from the coding sequence ATGACAATACGCCGCCTTATCTACTCTAGTCAAGCTGTAGAGCAATTCACAAAGCGCCAGTTACTAGACCTACTGCATGACTCTCGGGGCTTTAATTCAATTGATAATATTAGCGGCGTTTTAATGCATAAACATGGTTATTTTCTTCAAATAATAGAAGGCGAACATGGAGTAATAGATGACCTTTTGGTTCGTTTACGCAGAGATACCCGTCATAAAGATTTAAAAATTATTCACGATAGCACAACAGAAGATCGCCTTTTTACTAATTGGGCTATGGGTTGCGTTGACTTTGATGATGCCGAATTAAGTATGTTACCAGGTTTTAGAACCGACTTAACCGACCCTGAAGTGATTGAAGAATTAATTAAACATCTACCTGAAGTTGCAACACTTTTACGCGAGAATTTTGTGGATCAATAA